From Lolium perenne isolate Kyuss_39 chromosome 5, Kyuss_2.0, whole genome shotgun sequence, a single genomic window includes:
- the LOC139831683 gene encoding uncharacterized protein, with amino-acid sequence MEDRDLAFLLEKSPVLEVLVIVGSNPGVRLRLVSHSLRRIQLIFTYLEDINVVDAPLLEKILHWSTSGGYRPNLRRVSNTAIVAGTKDRIVPSVQILAIELQFGSLGALKKVPAYLRSFPNLETLHVQSRTAKEPTRKVNLKFLQEGGPIKCVMQTMKKVFFYEFQGSKSEVAFLKFIAERAQVLEKMVVVVARKCFSSGDDLNAKLKPLTSAKWSRHDCTMNKNCRRDVLVPGTEHTTLAV; translated from the exons ATGGAGGACAGGGATCTCGCCTTCCTACTTGAAAAAAGCCCAGTTCTGGAGGTCCTTGTCATCGTGGGAAGCAACCCTGGAGTGCGCCTCCGCCTCGTCAGCCACAGCCTGCGGCGCATTCAGTTGATTTTTACCTACTTGGAGGACATCAACGTCGTGGATGCCCCTCTGCTGGAGAAGATTCTTCATTGGTCGACTTCTGGTGGATATCGACCCAACCTGAGGAGGG TTAGCAACACAGCCATCGTG GCTGGGACCAAGGATAGAATTGTCCCCAGTGTCCAGATCTTGGCCATAGAGCTGCAATTTGGATCGCTCGGTGCTCTAAAGAAGGTGCCTGCCTACCTCAGAAGTTTTCCAAATCTCGAGACGCTCCATGTCCAG TCCCGCACAGCTAAAGAGCCCACTCGCAAGGTCAATCTCAAGTTCTTGCAGGAGGGTGGTCCCATTAAATGTGTCATGCAGACGATGAAGAAGGTGTTTTTCTATGAGTTCCAAGGCTCGAAAAGCGAGGTTGCTTTCCTCAAGTTCATCGCTGAGAGAGCTCAGGTCCTGGAGAAGATGGTGGTTGTGGTCGCCAGGAAATGTTTCTCTTCGGGTGATGATCTGAATGCCAAACTGAAGCCTCTGACCAGTGCAAAATGGAGCAGACATGATT GTACAATG AACAAGAACTGCCGCCGCGACGTGCTCGTGCCTGGAACTGAACATACAACACTGGCTGTCTAA
- the LOC127301175 gene encoding MND1-interacting protein 1, with amino-acid sequence MAGQPRERGSRAARKGRPVRTPAAVLALNPTTESDPSAPASDDVSPWGRSTELELENRLHKRLQEAYAAALAGLADLGYDEDTALRAVLRAGHCYGKLDDPVANIIANASAFLSDPELAGGSGGFADLRRLEEYSLAGLVCLLQSSRPTLSRVEAMWCLLSNDLRLEQAINMGAAFTDKSPTDGLLPAATAPGQGGHCQYHATAATAEPQNHMFDPETFMRLAMRANSDSVAGVSSCVKTTWSRSSIAVPDGQPKQSFAMKVSTEDLIESVAAELESLDIDKKDPPAEKPDPKNEMVRDLIKQTREMEELLKERKEWAQQKAVQAARKLGNDLTELRVLRMEREDSQRRNNDKQATENETSKRLAHLENELKKKSGLLDRSNASVQKLEMENAEIRAEMEAAKLSASETERQCQVLLRKEKKDNKKLDQWERQKAKLHEEITECKAKIAQADKELAGVNKSIKNMEVKIREDAKATEDNLALAEQERGKRESAKADADRRLEEIRRKTEVESQCYKDDLRRLQDELSRLQKSLGANGSTVPSTRSPAMADRNTGRAPKQANQRQPPPASNRPQEPPVQKTGRRRDCVICKKEEACVILLQCAHQVLCVGCNKQHQEKGLVRCPTCNAKIEERIRVFGASSS; translated from the exons atggccggccagccccgcgAGCGGGGGTCCCGCGCCGCGCGCAAGGGCCGCCCCGTCCGCACGCCGGCCGCCGTCCTCGCCCTCAACCCCACCACCGAGTCCGATCCGTCCGCGCCGGCCTCCGACGACGTCTCCCCATGGGGCCGCTCCACGGAGCTAGAGCTGGAGAACCGCCTCCACAAGAGGCTGCAGGAGGCCTACGCGGCGGCGCTGGCCGGCCTCGCCGACCTGGGCTACGACGAGGACACCGCGCTCCGCGCCGTCCTCCGCGCGGGCCACTGCTACGGGAAGCTCGACGACCCCGTCGCCAACATCATCGCCAACGCCAGCGCCTTCCTCTCGGATCCGGAACTCGCCGGCGGGTCCGGCGGCTTCGCTGATCTCCGCCGCCTCGAGGAGTACTCCCTCGCGGGGCTCGTCTGCCTCCTCCAGAGCAGCCGCCCCACCCTCTCCCGCGTCGAGGCCATGTGGTGCCTCCTCTCCAACGACCTCCGCCTCGAGCAGGCCATCAACATGGGGGCCGCCTTCACCGATAAGTCCCCCACAGATGGGCTTCTGCCCGCCGCAACTGCCCCAGGGCAGGGCGGCCACTGCCAGTACCATGCCACCGCGGCCACCGCGGAACCGCAGAACCACATGTTTGACCCTGAAACCTTCATGCGGCTTGCGATGCGAGCGAATTCAGACAGCGTGGCTGGGGTGTCCTCCTGCGTCAAGACCACTTGGTCACGGTCCAGCATTGCTGTCCCGGATGGGCAGCCCAAGCAGTCTTTTGCGATGAAGGTGTCCACTGAAGACCTCATCGAGTCTGTCGCGGCGGAGCTCGAGTCGCTGGACATTGACAAGAAGGATCCTCCTGCTGAGAAGCCTGATCCCAAGAATGAGATGGTGCGTGACCTCATTAAGCAGACACGGGAGATGGAGGAGCTGCTCAAGGAGCGCAAGGAGTGGGCCCAGCAGAAGGCGGTGCAGGCTGCTCGCAAGCTAGGCAATGATCTCACTGAGCTGCGTGTGCTGCGCATGGAGCGTGAGGATAGCCAGCGGCGCAATAATGACAAGCAGGCCACAGAGAATGAGACGTCCAAGCGTCTCGCCCATCTGGAGAATGAGCTGAAGAAGAAGAGTGGGTTGCTTGACCGCAGTAATGCGAGCGTGCAGAAGCTGGAAATGGAAAATGCAGAAATACGCGCTGAGATGGAAGCTGCCAAGCTGAGTGCATCAGAGACTGAACGGCAATGCCAGGTGCTGCTGAGGAAAGAGAAGAAAGATAACAAAAAGCTTGACCAGTGGGAGCGCCAAAAGGCCAAGCTGCATGAGGAGATCACTGAATGCAAGGCAAAGATTGCGCAGGCAGACAAGGAGCTTGCTGGGGTCAACAAGTCTATAAAAAATATGGAG GTTAAAATTCGAGAAGACGCAAAGGCCACAGAAGACAATTTGGCACTTGCGGAGCAGGAACGTGGGAAGCGGGAATCTGCCAAAGCTGATGCTGATCGCCGCCTAGAAGAAATTCGCCGGAAGACAGAAGTGGAGTCCCAGTGCTACAAAGATGACCTCAGGAGGCTCCAGGATGAATTATCCCGTCTGCAGAAGTCATTGGGTGCAAACGGGTCGACGGTTCCATCAACCCGCTCTCCTGCTATGGCTGATCGAAATACAGGGCGGGCACCTAAGCAGGCCAACCAGCGGCAACCACCACCTGCATCCAACAGGCCGCAGGAGCCGCCTGTCCAGAAGACAGGCCGTCGCAGGGACTGCGTGATCTGCAAGAAGGAGGAGGCCTGCGTGATCCTGCTGCAGTGCGCTCACCAGGTCTTGTGCGTCGGCTGCAACAAGCAGCATCAGGAGAAAGGCTTGGTTCGCTGCCCCACCTGCAACGCCAAGATCGAGGAGAGGATCAGGGTTTTTGGTGCCAGCTCCAGCTGA